Proteins co-encoded in one Mesorhizobium huakuii genomic window:
- a CDS encoding electron transfer flavoprotein subunit alpha/FixB family protein: protein MSTANREPARPAAGRAGIKKELPDRFKDYRHVWVFIELERGQVHPVSFELLGEGRKLADKLGVQLAGVVLGPPGEATWYAVAEAFAYGADLVYIAEAPLLADYRNEPFTKVMTDLVDTHKPEILLLGATTLGRDLAGSVATTLQTGLTADCTELDVDTDGSLAATRPTFGGSLLCTIYTLNYRPQMATVRARVMPMPQRTDKPVGRIIQHKVSLAEDEIVTKVLGFLPDSQSAKANLAYADVVVAGGLGLGAAENLQLVKNLARAIGAEHGCSRPLVQKGWMPADRQIGQTGKTIRPKLYIAAGISGAIQHRVGVEGADLIVAINTDPTAPIFDFAHLGIVTDAIRFLPALTEAFTRRLSPHSRDKLAS from the coding sequence ATGTCGACAGCGAATCGAGAACCCGCTCGCCCTGCCGCCGGCCGTGCCGGCATAAAGAAAGAACTGCCTGACCGTTTCAAGGACTACCGGCACGTCTGGGTCTTCATCGAACTCGAACGTGGCCAAGTCCATCCCGTGTCTTTCGAACTGCTCGGCGAAGGCCGCAAGCTGGCCGACAAGCTTGGCGTCCAGCTTGCGGGCGTCGTGCTCGGACCGCCAGGAGAAGCCACCTGGTATGCCGTTGCCGAGGCGTTCGCTTATGGCGCCGACCTTGTCTACATCGCCGAGGCACCGCTGCTCGCCGATTATCGAAATGAGCCGTTTACCAAGGTGATGACGGATCTGGTCGATACCCACAAACCCGAGATCCTTCTTCTCGGAGCGACCACGCTCGGCAGGGATCTTGCCGGGTCCGTGGCGACGACCTTGCAGACCGGGCTCACGGCCGACTGCACCGAACTTGACGTGGATACCGACGGTTCGCTCGCGGCTACCCGTCCGACTTTCGGCGGTTCCTTGTTATGCACGATCTACACGCTCAACTACCGGCCGCAGATGGCGACAGTGCGAGCGAGGGTCATGCCCATGCCGCAGCGCACGGATAAGCCCGTCGGGCGTATCATCCAGCACAAGGTATCTCTGGCCGAGGACGAGATCGTGACCAAAGTCCTCGGCTTCCTGCCTGATAGCCAGTCGGCAAAGGCAAATCTCGCCTATGCCGACGTCGTGGTTGCGGGAGGCCTTGGCCTCGGCGCGGCGGAGAACCTGCAGCTTGTGAAGAATCTCGCTCGAGCAATTGGCGCCGAACATGGCTGTTCGCGCCCGCTGGTCCAGAAAGGCTGGATGCCGGCTGATCGACAGATCGGCCAAACTGGCAAGACCATCCGGCCGAAGCTTTACATTGCGGCGGGGATTTCCGGCGCCATTCAGCACCGGGTTGGAGTTGAGGGCGCCGATCTCATCGTGGCCATCAACACCGACCCGACCGCGCCGATTTTCGATTTTGCCCACCTCGGGATCGTGACCGATGCCATCCGCTTCCTGCCCGCACTTACGGAAGCCTTTACCCGGCGGCTGTCTCCGCACAGTCGCGACAAGCTTGCAAGCTAA
- a CDS encoding electron transfer flavoprotein subunit beta/FixA family protein codes for MHIVICIKQVPDSAQIRVHPVTNTIMRQGVPTIINPYDLFALEEALRLRDAYGGEVTVLSMGPPMAEDSLRKALGYGADRAVLLTDRYFAGSDTLATSFALSQAIAKVGETFGPPDIVFTGKQTIDGDTAQVGPGIAKRLDLQQLTYVAKIGSIDLAAREIEVERRCEGGTQMLKSRLPCLITVLEGTNEIRRGSFEDALCAARSQIVKWTAVAAGIEDLTRCGLRGSPTVVKRVFAPTARAEKAEQIETAEKTLRDAADELIAAIFTRQPPLEHELAFNNGA; via the coding sequence ATGCACATCGTAATCTGCATCAAGCAGGTGCCGGACTCGGCACAAATACGGGTCCATCCGGTGACGAACACGATCATGCGCCAGGGTGTTCCGACCATCATCAACCCTTATGACTTGTTTGCCCTGGAAGAAGCACTCAGACTGCGCGACGCTTATGGTGGCGAGGTCACCGTGCTCAGCATGGGTCCGCCCATGGCAGAGGACTCGCTACGCAAGGCGCTCGGTTACGGAGCCGATCGGGCGGTGCTCTTGACCGACCGTTATTTTGCCGGCTCGGACACGCTGGCGACCTCCTTCGCTCTTTCCCAAGCAATAGCGAAGGTTGGCGAAACGTTTGGCCCGCCCGACATCGTGTTCACCGGCAAGCAGACGATCGATGGCGACACCGCCCAGGTCGGGCCTGGCATAGCCAAGCGCCTCGACCTCCAACAACTCACCTACGTCGCGAAAATCGGCTCCATTGATCTTGCTGCCCGCGAGATCGAGGTCGAGCGCCGCTGCGAAGGCGGCACGCAGATGCTGAAGAGCAGGCTGCCTTGCCTCATCACCGTGCTGGAAGGCACAAACGAGATCCGGCGGGGCTCGTTCGAGGACGCGCTGTGCGCCGCGCGCAGTCAGATCGTCAAGTGGACTGCGGTCGCCGCTGGCATTGAGGACCTTACCAGATGTGGGCTGCGCGGCTCGCCGACGGTCGTCAAGCGCGTTTTTGCCCCGACTGCGCGGGCGGAAAAAGCGGAGCAAATCGAGACCGCGGAGAAGACCTTGCGCGATGCCGCTGACGAACTCATCGCCGCAATCTTCACCCGTCAGCCGCCGCTGGAACATGAACTCGCCTTCAACAACGGCGCGTGA